A region from the Pseudomonas promysalinigenes genome encodes:
- a CDS encoding flagellar motor protein — protein sequence MDVLSLIGLILAFVAIVGGNFLEGGHVGALLNGPAGLIVLGGTLAAALLQSPLPAFKRALQILRWIFFPPRVDLASGIDRVVNWSLTARKEGLLGLEGVADAEPDPYARKGLQLLVDGAEPESIRSILEVDFLTQESRDIQAAKVFESMGGYAPTIGIIGAVMGLIHVMGNLADPSQLGNGIAVAFVATIYGVASANLILLPIANKLKAIVLRQSRYREMLLEGLLSIAEGENPRSIELKLQGFME from the coding sequence ATGGACGTGCTGAGCCTGATTGGGCTGATTCTGGCCTTCGTCGCCATCGTCGGCGGCAACTTCCTCGAAGGCGGCCATGTCGGTGCCTTGCTCAATGGCCCGGCCGGGCTGATCGTACTTGGCGGTACACTGGCGGCGGCTTTGTTGCAGTCACCGCTGCCGGCGTTCAAGCGAGCGCTGCAGATATTGCGCTGGATTTTTTTTCCGCCGCGGGTCGACCTGGCTAGCGGCATCGACCGCGTGGTCAACTGGAGCCTGACGGCGCGCAAGGAAGGCCTGCTCGGCCTGGAAGGCGTGGCCGATGCCGAACCGGACCCCTATGCCCGCAAGGGCTTGCAACTGCTAGTCGATGGCGCCGAGCCTGAATCGATCCGTAGCATCCTTGAAGTCGACTTTCTGACTCAGGAGAGCCGCGATATACAGGCCGCCAAGGTGTTCGAGAGCATGGGCGGTTACGCGCCGACCATCGGCATCATCGGGGCGGTGATGGGCCTGATTCACGTGATGGGCAACCTGGCCGATCCTTCACAGCTGGGCAATGGTATCGCCGTGGCGTTCGTCGCGACCATTTACGGGGTGGCCAGTGCCAACCTGATCTTGCTGCCGATCGCCAACAAGCTCAAAGCCATCGTTTTGCGCCAGTCGCGTTATCGCGAAATGCTGCTCGAAGGCTTGCTGTCGATAGCCGAGGGTGAGAACCCGCGCTCGATCGAGCTGAAGCTGCAAGGCTTCATGGAGTAG